The Coccinella septempunctata chromosome 6, icCocSept1.1, whole genome shotgun sequence genome segment TTCCCTGAGTCAATGATACAATGATTgatcaaataataatataataatacttAGTTCAAATGAGTATCTTTGTTTCATTCAACTGTCTAAAATACTTTGATTTACTTATTCAATCTTACAATGAAAGCTATTTACGCATCCTCAAAATAATTGCACAACTCTCAGTTACTCAATTTCTTGCTCAATACAGGTTTGTTTTTGATACAATGTACCTCATTAAGCATGGTAACCCAGGATCATTCTCATCATAAtcctaaataaaataaataaactttaatTTAAATTTTATATAAACATAAACAAAATATTACATAATGGTAATAATTTTAAGTAAATTATTGTAGATGGAGCACCATACATaaatcaaataaaattattgaataacGAAATTATAtaagtaataaaaaaataattatatataaatatataagatGTAATATCACGTCAACACTTATTCATTGGAAAGTTTTTAGTCAAGTGGTCACCTTGCAGTTATGACAACttcttcgattttcaaaagttcCCTAATTTTATCAGTATATTTAACTAACGCGATTTTCGAAGCACGCAAATTTATTTTCTCACTAGCGTTTAAAAACTGACAACAATGCGCTTGTTCCATAAAATCGGAGGTTTTCAGTTCTCTCAAGATACTCTTGTAGTTTGGTGAAGTTCCAGGTGGAGGGGTGGGGCATATTTGTTTCAAGAGAGCGTCCCGCGACTTTATCTTCAGGATGTTAGAGAGATCTTGAAGCAATATCCAGCGTTCCCCTTGTATTTCACCCCGCAATGTGTACAAATTCGGCAGGAGGAACTCTGAAACTTCAAACTCTATATCCTCTTCTTCAGATAAGGGCTCGGGATGTGGAGGAGAACTGAATATGTCACATCCTGTGTCTTTGGAATCTGGAATAATAAGATAGTCATCAGATAAAATTTTTGTATAACACTATTTCTCATTGACTTTTCCTCACCAAAACAAGTAGCTGGTCCATAGAAAGGCCAGGGAATTATTGATTTCCCTTCCAAATCATCCATATGATTCACAAGTAACGTTTTTGTTGTTTCATCAGATGCCAATGATAATGGTGTCAATCCAGCGTAAGTTGCCAGTTTTGGGTCAGCACCATAGGAAAGTAGCAGTCTTATAATTTCCACGAAGCCATTTTCAACAGCTTCATGGAGTGGTCTGGAAAAAAGACATTAATAAATGATaggcttgaaatattttttttcttgtacTAAAATATGTAACACTAACAgaggaatatttgaagtaaaACTGTTTTTCTGTAGTGACAATGACATTGTTGCACATAAATTTATAAAAGCCTACATTGAAGTTCGTTGATTTAGTCCAAAACTTCTTCGCCTATCTAAGTTTTCGTTATGATGATGTAAATAGTTCTTATTCTTACCTAATACCACCTTTAGCAGATTCACTAACATTCGCCCCATACATCAACAGTAATCTTGCAATATCGAGGTGGCCCCTAGAGCATGCTTCATGCAATGGTGTATAGCCTGCATTATCTCTCGGAGATGGCGAACATTCCATTTTCTCCAAACAGTATGCAGTTacatcctgaaaaaaaaacaaattttttatgTATTATGGATAATTTGCATACATGTAATACATAAAGGGAAAAAAAGATTTTGTATTAAGTTAGGTGTCCACATACCACAACATAGTaaagaaatgaacaaaataatgATTCTACCTGGTGAAGTCTACAgtcttaaaaataaataataataaataaataaggccAACACGTGATATCAGTCAAGTCATCATGAATAAGAATGTCATGATAAAACAAGCATAACTTGATGAAAATTTACGAACAAGAATGATTCCTTGTGTTTAATTCATCCCGCCGAATATCAAACAACGTAAATTCTCCAAAACTTACCGTATAGCCAAGTCGAGCTGATCGATGAAGATGAGTCTCTCCCACCCCCTTGTTAAGGACCCAGCTCTTGATTTCCTTCTGAATATCTTGTTCAGATTCTGGAGAGGCTTTCAGGACAGGCTCTCGTTTCTTCTTCTTAGTAGACGGTTCGTTCTGATCAGAATCCTTTTTCACCTGCTTCTTCTTTTTACGTATATAGTCGAATCCGGAACTGCATTTTCGTCGTATCTTGTTCATTTTACCACGTTTCTTCACTGAAATGACGTTTTCTTCGCCATCTAGGGATACAGTCTCCGACTTGCTGTCTAAATCTTCACTCAGCACCGATGGCGACTGGTCTCGAGATTCAGTTTTCACCTCTTTGTCAGCGGATAATTCTTCCAATACTTCCGATCTCAACCTTTTATCAGCTATGGATTTCAAGAGATTGTTCTTTGATTTACCCCGTcctaataatttattttttagtgAATGAATGGAACCTTCCTTTACTTTTTTCACAGGCTCTTCATCTTGCTCTTGGTCCTCCACTTCCTTCTTTATATCTTTGAGATCAACGTTGATACAACTCAATGGAGGCGCCGATGCTGGTCTGTCCTCACCAAATACTTCTTTGATTGTAGCCCGTTGTTTCAATACCCTGGTTTCCTTCCGAGTTCTAGATTTCAAAATAACGGTCGAAAACTGTTCATTCATGCCCACAATGTTGCTTGCCCTATTAAGAAAAGCATCTTTGAAGTTTTCTATTGTGGATTTCCTGAAACCTAATATAGGAGCCTCCGTTTTTATAACTGGTTGTTTTTTATTGTCAACTTTAATTTCCAAACTCGGGGTTGGCAGGAGTTCCACTGGATTCTCAGCTTTGGGTATGATTTTTGGTCCAACTTCCTCTTTTTTCTTATACTTCCTCTTCTTTTTCTTACCGCATTTTTGCAGCAATTTATCCACTATCGAATCTTTGACGGGAGTGGGTAAGCTTCTAATAGATGAACCACCTTCAGAGTCGTAGTTATTTTTGGAATTGAACAGGTTGAAACTTGAATTCGATTCGATATCGCTATCGAACGGTTCCGATTTCACTTTACTGTAAATGGACTTTGAATCCTCGTCTCTCTCTGGAAGGGTGGTAGAAGAGGGACTATGACAAGGATCCAAGTCTGGGAGAGAAGTAGATATCCTCATCGAAGATGGTGGCCTCACTTGTATCAAACTTGGCGGCATCCTGAGTGATTTCTTATACTTGTAAACTTCTTCTTCCCAGCCAGGATAAAACGCTGATCCATCCCCAAATGGTGGCTTTTTGGTTGGTTTGGTCACCAGAACCTGGAGCTCACTTGGTTGATTTGCAAGATCGGGGTCGACTGATTTATTTTTAAGTTTGTTtgataattgtttgatcgtttCCCCGTCACTATCACTCAATTCATCTTGTTGTACTTTATCCACTTCTTCGACCACTTCCTTATTTTGTTCCTCTAAATCATCAGGCAATTCTTTTTTGACTACGGACAAACTAAGttcttcaataatttgtttggaCACATTTTTTGATTCACCTTCATGGTTTGGAATTGCGAAAAGGATTGAGGAATCGACATCTTGGTCTTTTACATCTATTATAGATTCTGCACTGTCGTCAGGTCTTTCTTCTTTAATTTTGATTTCAATGTCGATAGGATTCTCCTTAGTGACACTCTCCAGTTTTGCGAGAACATCGGGCTCTAGAGTCTTTTTCCTTCTTCCTCGCTTCTTACCGATTCCAGCCTTGAGTTGATCCATGAATGTATCGCATGCTTGGAGGAATATATCATCTTCGGGAGTTAGAGGCCTTAGGCTCAGCTCGGGTTTAACTTCCTTGATTTCGCTATTAGATGTTTGTTTTAGTGACAGCTTTCTATCTTTCCTCATGGCAGTCAGGCTTTGCATTTCCACTGGCATTTCGCCTTCTGATCCAGAATCGGGAAAGTCGAACACTGATGTTTCAGAGGAACTTCTCAGACCAGATTTATCCCTGGCTGGCATATCTTTAGTGGACGCGTTACCGTTGTCGTCTTCCGATCGACTAAACAATCTCTTTCTGGGCTGTTGCGATGGCTGATTAGCCAATTTCGGTACATTCATAGCGTTTGATGATATAGTTGAAGTATTTGAGGAGAAATTCTCTTGTTTCAATGTAGatcttatttgattttccacGTTTTGTACCACATTATTGCCGTTATTGTTCACCTGTTGAGTTGGACTAACTTGTTTCAGTTCGGCCTTTGTTCTTATTCTGGCAGCCAAAAAGGCAGCTAGACCATCCAGATCCCCATTAGGATTATTCTGGTCGTTTATCACAGCTTCCAATTGCTTATTAGCCACGTTCCCCATGCTTTTATTCATATCGAAGTTGATTGAATCGATTGCTCTAGGGACGTGTAGTTTGTTGAATAAAGGGGTGGTGTTGTTTCCTTCTGGTAAACTGTTAGGAGTAAATGGTGAAACATTTTGTCGCCCCATGAAGGCGGGCCTCGGTTGCAAGGGGGCTGTGACGTGAGTAGACGGTTGTTGTACGTCCGATCGATGATGAGGTTGAGCAGTATATTTGCTGAATTGCTCTTGTCCGTACTTCCGTTGAGCCTCTTTAACGCCCTTTGTTTCTATACTGTTCCTCAACAACGTCAAAACGCGTTTATCGGCAGCACCTCCTGTGTTAGACTTCACCGATGACAATGAAGAATTCGAATTTGAACGAACTAGTTCCCTTGAagaatacatattctgataatGCGAAGAATAATTAGAAGCGCTATTGTATTGACTGCCTGGGGATGGTACGTACGTTTGAGTATGGTTAGGATAGGAATTATATTGACTAATGTTGAAGGGCTGTTGTGTTGGCAGACCCGCATGGTACTGTGTGCTGCTAAAATTATTACTATAAGCCTCTTTAGATCTATTTGTGTTGCAATTGCCATTGATGAGAGATTCCTTAGACGTATTTATGTAAggttctttggatttttggtCTTCCTTATCTTGCTTATAAGTGGACAACTTTTGTTCGATCTGTCTGTCGATGGTTTGCCGCCAGGATTCCGTTTTGGGAATTTTGGGATCGATTGGTGGCGCTGTATCTGCCGGCCTTTTCCTCTGGGTATCCAACATATGAGTAGGATAAACGGCCGATGATTTCAAGCTATGCCCCACAGTGGGATTATCCAACTTCGGAAATGAATTTACCGTATTTGGCGCGGATGTAACTGGGTAACGGCCTGGAGTTTCTTTGGGTAACGTACTTCGTCTCTCATTTGGAACTCTCTGATTTCTAGAAACATCAAATGGTCTTTGATCCTGTCTATAATTTTGTTGGGTGCTCCCTAGCATTCCATAATTTGGAATGTAGTCCACCTTAGGAGTACTGACTGTATTTGTCTGAGGTACCCTCTGAGCGTTGGTGTTCCTCTGGTAAGAACCACTATAGGGGTCAAATGTTGGAAAATGAGCAGGAATGGGAGGAACCCTACTAGAAACAAGGTAATTTGATCTATCGCTTTCATGATCATCTAGCGTCGAGTCTGCGGGGGTCCGAACAGTTTTAACAGATAGATCTAAGGGTGACTCTCTTTTCTGCTTATTTCCTGTTGAATTCCTTCTTTGATCTTCACATGAAGGCACACCTACTGGCCTCTTCATCTGGGATGCGGTATTATAGCTCGAGTTCGAGATATTTTGAGATGACTTAGAAGTGAATTGATTATTGG includes the following:
- the LOC123316165 gene encoding uncharacterized protein LOC123316165; the encoded protein is MDVTFTNVLEGARQYFQGLPINASSASNSAYQNPPEPQQRNNNEPKRNQEHQQSPKPYWMGQQEQHCLPSRESTPNQRPPSYNSDSSRPPSHPLYINTSQEQRTANYPSNYQEQTSSYPMHIMNQQQQLQQHQQFSHQQIHLQPHSPRTQPPKQQFNHHGQQVHYQQPAQQQSSQQPTAADFQFTKPHHRDAPSNTSNYPSHILQNTAYHHPATSTHNSMLSSSSPKPSRKLEQSKVPHPTNYTPQTTSSTQTSSGYVNYQQSRSFYPANSYANHQSSSDNKSYNTPQAYPYQQSSQMSNSNYYKNVYQPHSSSPSMYSSSSTSTHSSKPDQQQLNANYNNQSSRTHNLPPIAQFSESYFKSVRDNQKLNSGRSQSNSSNTASVVKNMNSQAAMPVNQNYKMDYQYDQRAVNQQYVPSSTAATATSSSFNSVTSRSTGTYSVQSLTSANNQFTSKSSQNISNSSYNTASQMKRPVGVPSCEDQRRNSTGNKQKRESPLDLSVKTVRTPADSTLDDHESDRSNYLVSSRVPPIPAHFPTFDPYSGSYQRNTNAQRVPQTNTVSTPKVDYIPNYGMLGSTQQNYRQDQRPFDVSRNQRVPNERRSTLPKETPGRYPVTSAPNTVNSFPKLDNPTVGHSLKSSAVYPTHMLDTQRKRPADTAPPIDPKIPKTESWRQTIDRQIEQKLSTYKQDKEDQKSKEPYINTSKESLINGNCNTNRSKEAYSNNFSSTQYHAGLPTQQPFNISQYNSYPNHTQTYVPSPGSQYNSASNYSSHYQNMYSSRELVRSNSNSSLSSVKSNTGGAADKRVLTLLRNSIETKGVKEAQRKYGQEQFSKYTAQPHHRSDVQQPSTHVTAPLQPRPAFMGRQNVSPFTPNSLPEGNNTTPLFNKLHVPRAIDSINFDMNKSMGNVANKQLEAVINDQNNPNGDLDGLAAFLAARIRTKAELKQVSPTQQVNNNGNNVVQNVENQIRSTLKQENFSSNTSTISSNAMNVPKLANQPSQQPRKRLFSRSEDDNGNASTKDMPARDKSGLRSSSETSVFDFPDSGSEGEMPVEMQSLTAMRKDRKLSLKQTSNSEIKEVKPELSLRPLTPEDDIFLQACDTFMDQLKAGIGKKRGRRKKTLEPDVLAKLESVTKENPIDIEIKIKEERPDDSAESIIDVKDQDVDSSILFAIPNHEGESKNVSKQIIEELSLSVVKKELPDDLEEQNKEVVEEVDKVQQDELSDSDGETIKQLSNKLKNKSVDPDLANQPSELQVLVTKPTKKPPFGDGSAFYPGWEEEVYKYKKSLRMPPSLIQVRPPSSMRISTSLPDLDPCHSPSSTTLPERDEDSKSIYSKVKSEPFDSDIESNSSFNLFNSKNNYDSEGGSSIRSLPTPVKDSIVDKLLQKCGKKKKRKYKKKEEVGPKIIPKAENPVELLPTPSLEIKVDNKKQPVIKTEAPILGFRKSTIENFKDAFLNRASNIVGMNEQFSTVILKSRTRKETRVLKQRATIKEVFGEDRPASAPPLSCINVDLKDIKKEVEDQEQDEEPVKKVKEGSIHSLKNKLLGRGKSKNNLLKSIADKRLRSEVLEELSADKEVKTESRDQSPSVLSEDLDSKSETVSLDGEENVISVKKRGKMNKIRRKCSSGFDYIRKKKKQVKKDSDQNEPSTKKKKREPVLKASPESEQDIQKEIKSWVLNKGVGETHLHRSARLGYTDVTAYCLEKMECSPSPRDNAGYTPLHEACSRGHLDIARLLLMYGANVSESAKGGIRPLHEAVENGFVEIIRLLLSYGADPKLATYAGLTPLSLASDETTKTLLVNHMDDLEGKSIIPWPFYGPATCFDSKDTGCDIFSSPPHPEPLSEEEDIEFEVSEFLLPNLYTLRGEIQGERWILLQDLSNILKIKSRDALLKQICPTPPPGTSPNYKSILRELKTSDFMEQAHCCQFLNASEKINLRASKIALVKYTDKIRELLKIEEVVITAR